In Silene latifolia isolate original U9 population chromosome X, ASM4854445v1, whole genome shotgun sequence, the following proteins share a genomic window:
- the LOC141623140 gene encoding uncharacterized protein LOC141623140 encodes MAAEMESPFYPREKLIAKQKYYQAIQKHTYLKGPMDKITSVAIPLAFAGASLFMIGRGIYNMSHGIGKKE; translated from the exons ATGGCCGCAGAGATGGAGTCCCCATTTTATCCCAGGGAGAAACTTATTGCCAAGCAGAAGTATTACCAAGCCATCCAAAAACATACATATCTAAAAGGACCCATGGATAAGATCACCTCAGTCGCCATTCCTCTTGCCTTTGCCGGTGCTTCTCTGTTCATGATT GGCAGGGGGATCTATAACATGTCGCATGGAATTGGAAAGAAAGAATGA